Proteins found in one Paenibacillus wynnii genomic segment:
- a CDS encoding NUDIX domain-containing protein produces the protein MSDNEEQNYNVKKYRTPDGVPADIVMFTLTKRERKTVTKTLPLRELKVMLIRRKKWPYAGMWALPGGFCQEDESIYDAATRELKEETGVDGGHLEYLGVYSTPGRDPRGWIISHAFFALVEEWMLEHRQASDDAGEVGLFTLQEALEELELAFDHHKIIRDAYLRIQQQMLQTTIARQFLPNHFTLSELYQVIQTVVPEFKEPNFIRKITSTRSRQGILQDVRDEAGNTLSSNQYSQRPAQLYMFTDHEPLLSIYT, from the coding sequence GTGAGCGACAACGAGGAACAAAACTATAACGTCAAAAAGTACCGCACACCGGATGGTGTACCGGCTGACATTGTGATGTTTACATTGACGAAACGTGAGCGGAAAACAGTGACCAAGACACTTCCACTGCGCGAACTAAAAGTAATGCTGATCCGACGTAAAAAGTGGCCTTATGCAGGCATGTGGGCTCTGCCGGGCGGCTTTTGCCAGGAGGATGAGTCTATTTATGATGCAGCCACTCGGGAGCTCAAAGAGGAAACGGGTGTAGATGGCGGGCATCTGGAGTATCTTGGTGTCTACAGTACGCCGGGACGTGATCCGCGTGGATGGATCATCAGCCATGCTTTTTTCGCCTTGGTGGAGGAGTGGATGCTGGAGCACAGACAGGCTTCGGATGATGCAGGTGAGGTCGGCCTTTTCACCCTGCAGGAAGCATTGGAAGAGCTTGAACTCGCTTTTGACCATCATAAGATTATCAGAGATGCGTATCTACGTATTCAACAGCAAATGCTGCAGACAACAATCGCCAGACAATTCCTACCGAATCATTTTACTTTAAGTGAGTTATATCAAGTCATCCAGACGGTAGTTCCAGAGTTTAAGGAGCCCAATTTTATTCGTAAAATCACTTCGACTCGCAGTCGCCAAGGTATTTTGCAGGATGTGCGGGATGAGGCGGGAAATACACTCAGCTCCAATCAGTACTCGCAACGCCCGGCGCAACTGTATATGTTCACCGATCACGAGCCGCTTTTGTCAATATATACTTAG
- a CDS encoding SDR family oxidoreductase produces the protein MSILVTGFTGNTGQEVAKKLVNIGASIVCAVRNPEKARSLFGADYKYVELDYTRHETFDIALEGIERIFLMFPPETQFSDFHAFIRKAKEKNIRHIAYLSVKDVQFMPFIPHYKNEKEIIKCGIPYTFLRAGYFMQNLNLFLLDEILQNDRIYVPAGKGKTSFTDVRDIAEIAARSLTEEDNHFGKKYPITGIQAIDFYEVARLMTSELGRPIQYSNPTAKEFKAYMLAKGLDSKYINVVTMLHMVTKIGLAKGITDIYHQVTNEQPTGIITYINDYRDTFMK, from the coding sequence ATGAGTATATTAGTTACGGGTTTTACCGGAAACACCGGCCAAGAGGTGGCCAAAAAGCTTGTTAATATAGGGGCGTCTATTGTATGTGCGGTACGAAACCCGGAAAAGGCAAGAAGTCTATTCGGCGCTGACTACAAATATGTAGAACTGGATTATACCCGCCACGAAACCTTTGATATAGCCTTGGAGGGAATCGAGCGAATCTTTCTAATGTTTCCGCCAGAAACGCAGTTTTCAGACTTCCATGCCTTTATCCGCAAAGCTAAAGAAAAGAATATCCGCCATATTGCGTACCTTTCGGTAAAGGACGTACAATTTATGCCTTTCATCCCACACTACAAAAATGAGAAAGAAATTATCAAATGCGGCATACCGTATACTTTTCTACGAGCCGGTTATTTTATGCAGAACCTGAACTTGTTTCTATTAGATGAGATTCTCCAGAACGATCGTATTTATGTACCTGCCGGCAAAGGGAAAACCAGCTTCACAGACGTGAGAGATATTGCTGAGATTGCAGCCCGCTCTCTAACGGAGGAAGACAATCATTTCGGTAAAAAGTATCCGATCACCGGAATTCAGGCCATTGACTTCTACGAGGTTGCCCGATTGATGACTTCAGAGTTAGGACGTCCCATCCAGTATAGCAATCCTACTGCCAAAGAGTTCAAAGCTTATATGCTGGCAAAAGGACTGGATTCCAAATACATAAATGTAGTTACCATGCTTCATATGGTCACCAAAATCGGGCTGGCAAAAGGCATAACCGATATTTATCATCAAGTCACAAATGAGCAACCGACAGGAATTATAACTTACATTAATGATTATAGGGACACCTTCATGAAATGA
- the rhaM gene encoding L-rhamnose mutarotase: protein MIRKAVTMKVFEGCHEEYRKRHDELWPEMEEMLIEHGMHTYSIFLDEATHTLFAYLEIADEELWAKTADTEICRKWWSYMKDIMETNADNSPVSFDLKEVFYLHK from the coding sequence ATGATCCGTAAAGCCGTAACGATGAAAGTATTTGAGGGCTGCCATGAGGAATACCGCAAACGCCATGATGAGCTTTGGCCTGAGATGGAAGAGATGCTGATAGAGCACGGCATGCACACCTACTCTATTTTTCTGGATGAGGCTACCCATACTTTATTTGCTTATTTGGAGATTGCCGATGAAGAGCTCTGGGCTAAAACAGCAGATACGGAAATATGCCGGAAATGGTGGAGTTATATGAAAGACATCATGGAGACTAATGCTGACAACAGTCCGGTATCTTTTGATTTAAAAGAAGTATTCTACCTTCATAAATAA
- a CDS encoding 2-oxoacid:acceptor oxidoreductase family protein — MVKLPKVNELGFFEIRLESIGGLGANLAGKMLAEAGVVGAGMNGVSFSSYGSEKKGSPVKANIRFCDLNTPIRDTSPVEQPHVVGVFHESLAKTVNVISGIYEHSTVLINSTKSSDELKEVLGMKAGTIAVIDASSIALKEKNRVNMAMLGAMFRLCDFLDPEIMKGVIEQSLGKKYPQAVQSALTTFDRGYNEVKFLHYELPAGESMPQYVRSDISSLGYNTQPIGGIITNPGNSFLKNLSISRSGMLPAFEKESCINCAQCDTVCPDLCFVWEERIDKKGRSQMYLEGIDYQYCKGCLKCIEACPTSALSSQRETEGYADSHTVHHLFDLITQS; from the coding sequence GTGGTGAAGTTGCCAAAAGTGAACGAACTCGGTTTTTTTGAGATTCGTCTAGAGTCTATAGGAGGTCTGGGTGCAAACCTGGCTGGTAAGATGCTTGCAGAAGCGGGTGTCGTTGGCGCAGGGATGAATGGTGTAAGCTTCTCATCCTATGGTTCGGAGAAAAAAGGCTCACCTGTTAAAGCTAATATCCGGTTTTGTGATTTGAACACTCCAATACGGGATACCTCTCCCGTTGAGCAACCGCATGTTGTTGGAGTTTTTCATGAATCATTAGCGAAGACCGTTAACGTAATTAGCGGTATTTATGAACACAGTACCGTGCTGATTAATTCGACCAAGTCGTCTGATGAACTGAAAGAAGTATTGGGTATGAAAGCCGGTACAATTGCTGTAATTGATGCATCGAGCATCGCGTTGAAGGAGAAGAACCGGGTAAACATGGCGATGTTGGGTGCGATGTTCCGTCTGTGTGATTTCCTTGACCCTGAAATAATGAAAGGTGTTATTGAACAGTCACTGGGTAAAAAATACCCGCAAGCTGTTCAATCCGCCCTAACTACTTTTGATCGTGGATATAATGAAGTGAAGTTTCTGCATTATGAGCTTCCGGCAGGGGAAAGCATGCCGCAGTACGTTCGTTCCGATATTTCGTCGCTTGGATATAATACACAACCTATCGGCGGCATCATAACTAATCCGGGTAACAGTTTCCTAAAGAACTTAAGCATCTCCCGTTCCGGAATGCTGCCTGCCTTTGAGAAAGAGTCATGCATTAACTGCGCGCAGTGTGACACGGTTTGTCCGGATCTGTGTTTTGTATGGGAAGAGCGGATAGATAAGAAGGGCCGTTCGCAGATGTATTTAGAAGGCATTGATTATCAATATTGCAAGGGCTGTCTGAAATGCATAGAAGCTTGCCCGACTTCAGCTCTATCCAGTCAGCGTGAAACGGAAGGTTATGCCGACAGCCACACCGTTCACCATCTATTTGATTTGATTACACAGTCTTAA
- a CDS encoding RicAFT regulatory complex protein RicA family protein, translating into MEEGRLNKYGMPTYNSRDLIVRDDIIGKAKELASLISTSDEVRHFQQAEQKILAHERVQGLIATIKKKQKEIVAFESFKNKDMVAKIEREIEELQDEIDGIPVVNEFQQSQTDINYLLQLVISVIRDTVSEKINVEAGTEAPPSTCGD; encoded by the coding sequence ATGGAAGAAGGACGTTTGAACAAATACGGAATGCCGACCTACAACAGCCGTGATTTAATCGTGCGCGATGACATTATAGGAAAAGCCAAAGAACTCGCCTCTCTCATTTCAACCAGTGATGAAGTAAGGCACTTCCAACAGGCCGAACAGAAAATCCTGGCGCATGAACGGGTACAGGGACTTATAGCAACGATTAAGAAGAAGCAGAAAGAGATTGTTGCTTTCGAGAGCTTTAAGAATAAAGATATGGTAGCTAAGATTGAGCGTGAAATCGAAGAGCTGCAAGATGAGATCGATGGAATTCCTGTCGTGAATGAGTTTCAGCAAAGTCAGACAGATATCAATTATCTGCTGCAGCTTGTAATTTCCGTGATCCGAGATACCGTCTCCGAAAAAATCAATGTAGAGGCCGGTACAGAAGCACCTCCTTCCACATGCGGAGATTAA
- the rhaD gene encoding rhamnulose-1-phosphate aldolase → MATKMIESAGYISSVEAPFIKEMSEITHHMWMQGWDELNGGNISYLLDEEEVAKYINVLKPLRTINLNFPVTELAGKYFIVTGSGKYFRNVIKDPEANLGVLRVSGNGDSVEVLWGLRNGAVPTSELASHFMSHIERLKVDPTHRIVLHTHATNVIAMTFTHDLDELKFTKTLWEMCTECIVVFPDGVSVIPWIVPGSSEIGRKTANKMKDHRIVIWPHHGIFGTGSTMDSTFGLIETVEKAAIVYNLVAGKEIKQRITDQQLSDLAKAFNVTPKAGILEV, encoded by the coding sequence ATGGCTACAAAAATGATTGAATCTGCTGGATATATTTCCAGTGTTGAGGCCCCTTTTATTAAGGAAATGTCGGAAATTACCCACCATATGTGGATGCAGGGTTGGGATGAGCTGAACGGTGGAAACATCAGTTACCTATTGGATGAAGAGGAAGTGGCCAAGTATATCAATGTTTTGAAGCCGCTTCGCACGATTAATCTGAACTTTCCGGTAACAGAATTGGCAGGTAAATACTTCATTGTTACAGGATCAGGAAAGTATTTCCGCAATGTTATTAAAGACCCTGAAGCTAATCTAGGTGTATTGCGTGTTAGCGGCAATGGCGATAGTGTTGAAGTCCTGTGGGGCTTACGGAACGGAGCCGTGCCTACAAGTGAGCTTGCGTCGCATTTTATGAGTCATATTGAGCGTCTAAAGGTTGATCCTACTCACCGTATCGTACTTCACACCCATGCTACGAATGTGATTGCGATGACCTTTACGCACGACCTAGATGAGCTAAAATTCACCAAAACATTATGGGAAATGTGTACGGAATGCATCGTTGTTTTCCCGGATGGAGTGAGTGTAATTCCATGGATCGTTCCAGGCAGCAGCGAAATCGGACGTAAAACGGCTAATAAAATGAAGGATCACCGCATTGTAATTTGGCCGCATCACGGTATTTTTGGCACAGGGTCGACAATGGATTCCACCTTTGGCCTGATTGAGACTGTGGAAAAAGCTGCAATTGTCTACAATTTGGTAGCCGGCAAGGAAATCAAACAAAGAATCACAGACCAACAGTTGAGTGATTTGGCAAAAGCGTTTAATGTAACGCCTAAGGCTGGGATTTTGGAGGTTTAG
- a CDS encoding nicotinate phosphoribosyltransferase yields MKRELALHTDKYQINMMYAHWVNGSHRRKAVFEAYFRKLPFGNGFAVFAGLERIAGYIESLRFSEEDIRYLSEQEENYSPAFLEELLQFHFQGSIHSMKEGALVFPDEPLVRVEGTIMEAQLVETAILNFMNFQTLIATKASRIKQVAGNDILLEFGTRRAQEADAAVWGARAAYIGGFDATSNMLAGKLFGIPTKGTHAHSWVQSFASEQEAFDAYAKVMPDGVTLLVDTFDTLRSGVPNAIRTAKKMEAEGKQMNGIRLDSGDLAYLSIQARKMLDAAGLQYVKIVASNDLDENTIMNLKSQGAAIDTWGVGTQLITASDQPSLGGVYKLVEIESATGEMVPTIKISSNPEKVSTPGKKDVFRIIGTNGKALADYISFPEEEAPRSGKKLKLFNPLHPYMQKHVDRYDALPMLEPIYVNGFRTYTLPDLNEIRRYHQEQLDLFWPEYLRKLNPEVFRVNLSQQVWTRKQELIAEHMHPDSDSE; encoded by the coding sequence TTGAAGAGGGAGCTTGCTTTACATACAGATAAATATCAAATCAACATGATGTATGCTCACTGGGTCAATGGAAGTCATAGACGTAAGGCCGTATTTGAAGCCTATTTCCGGAAGCTGCCTTTCGGAAATGGTTTTGCCGTATTTGCAGGTCTGGAGCGAATTGCCGGTTATATTGAGAGCCTGCGTTTTTCCGAGGAGGATATTCGTTATTTATCGGAGCAGGAGGAGAATTATTCACCGGCCTTCTTGGAAGAATTGCTGCAGTTTCATTTCCAAGGCAGTATCCATTCCATGAAAGAGGGCGCCTTAGTATTCCCAGATGAACCGTTAGTGCGCGTTGAAGGAACCATCATGGAAGCGCAGCTCGTAGAGACGGCTATTCTGAACTTTATGAATTTCCAGACGCTGATTGCGACAAAGGCCTCCAGAATCAAGCAAGTAGCAGGTAACGATATCCTCTTGGAGTTCGGTACGCGGCGGGCACAGGAGGCGGATGCGGCGGTCTGGGGTGCACGGGCGGCTTATATCGGAGGTTTTGATGCGACATCTAACATGCTGGCCGGTAAATTATTCGGTATTCCTACGAAAGGGACACATGCCCATTCCTGGGTACAGAGCTTTGCCAGCGAGCAGGAGGCTTTTGATGCCTATGCTAAGGTGATGCCGGACGGTGTGACTCTATTGGTCGATACCTTTGATACGCTGCGGAGCGGTGTACCTAACGCCATTCGTACCGCCAAGAAGATGGAAGCAGAGGGCAAACAGATGAATGGAATTCGTCTGGATAGCGGTGACCTTGCTTATTTATCCATACAGGCGCGCAAGATGCTGGACGCGGCGGGTTTGCAGTATGTCAAGATTGTTGCCTCCAATGATCTGGACGAAAATACAATCATGAACTTAAAGTCACAAGGTGCGGCTATCGATACGTGGGGCGTGGGAACACAGCTGATTACAGCGTCTGATCAACCCTCCCTTGGGGGTGTTTATAAACTGGTGGAGATTGAGTCTGCCACTGGTGAAATGGTACCTACGATCAAAATCTCCTCAAACCCCGAAAAGGTATCCACCCCGGGCAAAAAGGATGTATTCCGTATTATAGGCACCAACGGCAAGGCTTTGGCTGATTATATCAGCTTCCCGGAAGAAGAGGCCCCTCGTAGCGGCAAAAAACTGAAGTTGTTCAATCCACTTCACCCCTATATGCAAAAGCATGTAGACCGTTACGACGCCTTGCCGATGCTGGAGCCCATTTATGTGAACGGGTTCCGTACCTATACGTTACCGGATCTGAATGAAATTCGGCGCTACCATCAGGAACAGCTTGATCTGTTCTGGCCTGAATACTTGCGTAAGCTAAACCCTGAGGTGTTCAGAGTGAATTTAAGTCAGCAGGTATGGACTCGCAAGCAGGAATTGATTGCGGAGCATATGCATCCGGATTCAGATTCGGAGTAA
- the miaB gene encoding tRNA (N6-isopentenyl adenosine(37)-C2)-methylthiotransferase MiaB, whose product MTKGNNNSPDLKSGKGAKNYAKYFDFSDAKVISEEEGKTTYRIKGRNVQINSQPDYKDGKRRGKEDIEVHYDFVIPEDMMSFGVDKFYHITTYGCQMNEHDTETMKGMLEQMGYRSVDDRNEADIILLNTCAIRENAEDKVFGELGHLKHLKIEKPGLLLGICGCMSQEEGVVNRIMSKHSFVDMIFGTHNIHRLPHLIKEAMFSKELVIEVWSKEGDIIENLPKKREGMRAWVNIMYGCDKFCTYCIVPFTRGKERSRRPEDVIAEVRDLARQGFKEVTLLGQNVNAYGKDFTDINYTFGDLMDDMRLIDIPRIRFMTSHPRDFDDRLIEVLAKGGNLSEHIHLPVQSGSTEVLKKMSRKYTRERYLELVDKIKAVVKNPVLTTDIIVGFPGETEEQFEDTLSLVREVGFDMAYTFIYSPREGTPAASMEDNVPMEVKSARLQRLNDLIKENSRISNDRMLGEVVEVLVEGESKNNTEMLSGRSSSNKLVHFEGSKELIGTFVHVRITDTKTWYIKGDYVKEAAVVV is encoded by the coding sequence ATGACTAAGGGGAACAACAACTCACCGGACTTAAAATCCGGCAAGGGTGCGAAAAATTATGCCAAGTATTTCGATTTTTCGGATGCCAAAGTGATTTCCGAAGAAGAAGGCAAAACCACTTACCGTATTAAAGGTAGAAATGTTCAAATTAATAGCCAGCCGGACTATAAAGATGGTAAACGGCGCGGCAAGGAAGACATAGAAGTTCATTATGATTTTGTCATTCCAGAGGATATGATGAGCTTTGGAGTGGATAAGTTCTACCATATCACCACCTACGGTTGCCAAATGAATGAGCATGACACGGAAACTATGAAGGGTATGCTCGAACAAATGGGATATCGCAGCGTGGATGATCGTAATGAGGCCGATATTATTTTGCTGAATACCTGTGCCATTCGGGAGAATGCAGAGGATAAGGTGTTTGGGGAATTGGGTCACTTGAAGCATCTGAAGATTGAGAAGCCGGGACTTCTACTGGGAATCTGCGGTTGTATGTCTCAGGAAGAAGGGGTTGTGAACCGGATCATGTCGAAGCACAGTTTCGTCGATATGATATTCGGTACGCACAATATTCACCGTCTGCCTCACTTAATTAAGGAAGCCATGTTCAGTAAGGAACTTGTCATAGAGGTTTGGTCTAAGGAAGGCGACATTATAGAGAACCTGCCTAAAAAGCGTGAGGGAATGCGTGCTTGGGTTAATATTATGTACGGCTGTGATAAATTCTGTACGTATTGCATTGTACCCTTCACCCGAGGCAAGGAGAGAAGCCGTCGACCGGAGGATGTTATTGCAGAGGTGCGTGACCTAGCACGGCAGGGCTTCAAGGAAGTGACGCTGCTTGGACAGAATGTGAACGCCTATGGCAAGGATTTTACGGACATTAACTATACCTTCGGGGATTTAATGGATGATATGAGGTTAATTGATATTCCCCGTATTCGTTTCATGACCTCCCATCCGCGTGATTTTGACGACCGTTTGATCGAAGTACTGGCTAAGGGCGGCAATCTGTCAGAGCATATCCATTTACCAGTACAATCAGGCAGCACTGAAGTACTTAAGAAGATGAGTCGAAAATATACGCGTGAGCGCTATTTGGAGCTTGTGGACAAAATTAAGGCAGTTGTGAAGAATCCGGTCCTAACCACTGATATTATTGTCGGGTTCCCCGGTGAAACTGAGGAGCAGTTCGAAGATACGTTGTCCTTGGTTCGAGAAGTAGGCTTTGATATGGCCTATACATTCATATATTCTCCTCGTGAAGGCACACCAGCCGCAAGCATGGAGGACAATGTGCCGATGGAGGTCAAGAGCGCGCGACTGCAACGTTTGAATGATCTCATTAAAGAGAACAGCCGTATTAGTAATGACCGTATGTTAGGTGAAGTAGTAGAAGTGTTGGTAGAAGGCGAAAGTAAGAATAACACAGAAATGCTTTCTGGACGTTCCAGCAGCAACAAGCTGGTTCATTTTGAAGGTTCGAAGGAGCTCATTGGCACCTTTGTTCACGTTAGAATTACAGACACCAAAACATGGTATATCAAAGGTGATTACGTCAAGGAAGCTGCTGTAGTCGTTTAA
- a CDS encoding MarR family winged helix-turn-helix transcriptional regulator, translated as MNSYEQLIIGIKQLYELSSEVTKPTAKEDIPDNYVFLLFMIYRKGKVKTTEISDYFSITPGAATAIADKLERMELIARNRDQKDRRIIHIELTENGLKYVEQRKKEHIALFQDILQDYNPEELETAIKTLNRLSESIVSYQQKGGSSK; from the coding sequence GTGAACTCTTACGAGCAATTAATCATAGGTATCAAGCAGCTATACGAACTTTCATCCGAGGTCACCAAACCTACAGCGAAGGAGGATATTCCGGATAATTATGTGTTTTTGCTCTTTATGATTTACCGTAAAGGGAAGGTGAAAACTACGGAAATCTCTGATTATTTCTCCATTACCCCCGGGGCAGCAACGGCAATAGCAGATAAGCTCGAAAGAATGGAATTGATTGCTCGGAACCGGGATCAGAAAGATCGCAGAATTATTCATATTGAACTGACCGAGAACGGTTTGAAGTATGTTGAACAAAGAAAGAAGGAGCATATCGCGTTATTCCAAGATATTTTGCAGGATTATAATCCAGAAGAATTAGAGACTGCCATCAAGACCTTGAATCGGCTATCTGAATCCATTGTCTCGTATCAGCAAAAAGGGGGATCATCTAAATGA
- a CDS encoding cysteine hydrolase family protein: MRALIVIDYTNDFVVGSLPVGQPGIDIESKVCQLTKQFVDNEDYVVMAVDLHEKNDEYHPESKLFPPHNLRGTEGRELYGQLNAIYENNYEAIYWMDKTRYSAFSGTDLELKLRERGITEVHLIGVCTDICVLHTAVDAYNRGFTIFVHEDAVASFNPEGHIWALGHFQGSLGAKVVKGQ, encoded by the coding sequence ATGAGAGCCTTGATCGTAATTGATTATACGAATGATTTTGTAGTAGGCAGTCTGCCGGTGGGTCAACCGGGAATCGATATTGAATCCAAAGTCTGTCAATTGACGAAGCAATTTGTAGATAATGAGGATTATGTGGTTATGGCAGTGGATCTTCATGAGAAGAATGATGAGTATCACCCCGAAAGTAAGCTGTTTCCACCCCATAACCTGCGGGGCACCGAGGGACGGGAGCTATACGGACAACTTAACGCTATATATGAAAATAACTACGAGGCTATATATTGGATGGATAAAACCCGTTACAGCGCTTTTTCCGGAACGGATCTGGAGTTGAAGTTGCGGGAACGCGGAATCACGGAAGTTCATCTGATTGGTGTATGCACAGATATATGTGTGCTGCATACTGCGGTGGATGCTTATAATAGAGGCTTTACGATATTCGTGCATGAAGATGCCGTGGCCAGCTTTAACCCTGAAGGACACATCTGGGCGCTTGGACATTTTCAAGGCAGCTTGGGTGCAAAGGTTGTGAAGGGACAATAA
- a CDS encoding NADH:flavin oxidoreductase: MTTDSLFKPFEAGNLKLSNRVVMAPMTRAFSPNGIPGSDVAAYYRRRAEGGVGLIITEGTAINHPSAVSHPNIPNFHGEESLKGWEQVVTEVHAAGGKIMPQLWHVGMARSKGDLPNAEALPIGPSGLNLSGEPVTEPMTQTEIAGIVAAFAQAAADAKRIGFDGIELHGAHGYLIDQFFWEKTNKRTDRYGGDFVARTTFAVEIIEACRRAVGPEFPIVLRFSQWKSGDYNGKLAKSPEELAQFLAPLSEAGVDIFHCSTRRFWLPEFEGSELNLAGWTQKITGKPSITVGSVGLNSDFVGGEAEKNDEDNIGRLLEKLEKEEFDLVAVGRALIVDPAWPAKVQSGRTDEIIPFTPAATKTLF; the protein is encoded by the coding sequence ATGACAACAGATTCATTATTTAAACCTTTTGAAGCAGGTAATCTTAAACTTTCCAATCGCGTCGTTATGGCTCCGATGACTCGTGCATTTTCTCCGAATGGCATTCCCGGTAGCGATGTGGCAGCCTATTACCGCCGCCGTGCAGAGGGTGGAGTAGGGCTGATTATTACAGAAGGTACGGCCATTAACCATCCATCCGCGGTAAGCCATCCTAATATACCTAATTTTCACGGGGAAGAATCGCTCAAGGGTTGGGAGCAGGTAGTCACTGAGGTTCATGCTGCAGGAGGTAAAATAATGCCGCAACTGTGGCATGTCGGTATGGCTCGTTCAAAAGGCGATCTACCCAATGCCGAAGCTCTCCCTATTGGACCTTCCGGTCTGAACCTTTCTGGTGAGCCCGTTACAGAGCCCATGACACAAACTGAAATCGCCGGAATTGTCGCAGCATTTGCCCAAGCTGCTGCTGATGCTAAGCGCATTGGGTTTGATGGCATAGAGTTGCATGGCGCCCATGGGTACCTTATCGACCAGTTTTTCTGGGAAAAAACCAATAAACGCACGGATCGTTACGGTGGAGATTTCGTAGCACGTACTACTTTTGCTGTGGAGATTATTGAGGCGTGCCGCCGCGCGGTCGGACCTGAATTTCCGATAGTACTTCGGTTCTCGCAGTGGAAATCGGGGGATTATAACGGTAAGCTCGCGAAGAGTCCTGAAGAGTTGGCTCAGTTCCTGGCTCCGCTCAGCGAAGCAGGGGTTGATATCTTTCATTGCTCGACTCGCCGCTTCTGGCTGCCTGAATTCGAAGGCTCCGAGCTGAACCTAGCGGGCTGGACCCAAAAAATAACCGGCAAACCAAGTATTACAGTGGGTTCGGTGGGTCTGAACAGTGATTTTGTCGGAGGAGAAGCCGAGAAGAATGATGAGGATAATATCGGGCGTTTGCTGGAAAAGCTGGAGAAAGAGGAATTTGATCTTGTTGCCGTAGGCAGAGCGCTCATCGTTGACCCGGCCTGGCCGGCTAAAGTGCAAAGCGGTAGAACGGATGAGATCATTCCTTTTACCCCAGCAGCGACTAAAACTTTGTTTTAA